A DNA window from Actinomycetota bacterium contains the following coding sequences:
- the hrcA gene encoding heat-inducible transcriptional repressor HrcA has protein sequence MKLTERKKEIIKQVVLRFIRDAEPVSSKSVASSPELNLSTATIRREMSELEEMGYLTHPHTSAGRVPTDEGYRYYVDNFLQTGSAELVPDSSLANLDLGLSRDMELDTILKKSSENLARITSYLSMVVAPAISQSKLRHIELLKLEGNNYLMVLITDNGHVYKRNFSGEGSYSNLDLQALVNSLNLQFKDKYISEIYSTGLKLPESESHLVLLAKRVMDLIRDYASEGIQYNRIFVHGTSDVLNQPEFIDLAKIRKVLRVIENEYMLMQVLLDTSKENEFIIKIGSEVFDQETDELSLVASKYKIHNQPSGAIGILGPKRMDYCKVINVINLFKVNLNEIFASRT, from the coding sequence ATGAAGTTGACCGAAAGAAAAAAAGAAATTATAAAGCAGGTGGTGCTTAGGTTTATAAGGGATGCAGAACCAGTATCTTCCAAAAGTGTGGCTTCCAGCCCGGAACTAAATTTAAGTACGGCTACCATAAGAAGGGAGATGTCCGAACTGGAAGAAATGGGGTATTTGACTCATCCCCATACCTCTGCAGGCAGGGTGCCAACCGATGAAGGATACCGCTATTATGTGGATAATTTTTTACAGACAGGTTCCGCTGAGCTGGTCCCGGACAGCAGCCTGGCCAATCTGGACCTGGGTTTGAGCCGGGATATGGAGCTGGATACCATATTGAAGAAATCTTCAGAGAACCTGGCCCGGATAACCAGCTATTTATCCATGGTAGTAGCTCCGGCTATTAGCCAGAGCAAGCTAAGGCATATAGAGCTGCTGAAGCTGGAAGGCAATAATTATTTAATGGTGCTTATTACGGATAATGGCCATGTTTACAAAAGAAACTTTAGTGGGGAGGGTTCTTATTCCAACCTGGACCTGCAGGCATTGGTTAACTCTCTCAACTTGCAGTTTAAGGATAAGTATATTTCGGAGATTTATTCTACGGGCTTGAAGCTGCCGGAAAGTGAATCCCACCTGGTGCTGCTGGCTAAAAGGGTTATGGACCTAATCCGTGATTACGCTAGTGAAGGCATACAGTATAACCGGATTTTTGTACACGGAACTTCAGATGTGCTTAATCAGCCGGAATTTATAGATTTGGCTAAAATCAGGAAAGTATTGAGGGTAATAGAAAATGAATATATGCTGATGCAGGTTTTACTGGATACGTCTAAAGAGAATGAATTTATCATAAAGATCGGATCCGAGGTATTTGACCAGGAGACTGATGAGCTAAGCCTGGTAGCATCTAAATACAAAATCCATAACCAGCCTTCGGGAGCTATAGGTATTCTGGGCCCCAAGAGAATGGATTACTGTAAGGTCATAAATGTAATTAACCTGTTTAAGGTTAATTTAAATGAAATCTTTGCTTCCAGGACCTGA
- the dnaJ gene encoding molecular chaperone DnaJ translates to MAQKRDYYEVLGVSRQCSKEELKKAYRKLAHKYHPDVNNGDGDAEEKFKEISEAYAVLSNDDKRMQYDQFGFSRNLFNEADFSSVFEEFNFGDIFNAFFGSGFGGGFSSQRRSRSRGSDVEAGIKLSFKEAAFGAKKEVEFFVDDICQDCGGKGSQSEEGIKTCSQCRGTGQVRIQRQTFLGSIVTSSTCRNCEGSGKVITDPCPKCQGSGYYQQKKKLKVDIPAGIHNGDRLRVAGRGNSAGISGLNGDLYVSVEIEPHPSLKREGDNVISEVEISFAQAALGCKVVVETLDGEEEINIKPGTQPETKKILKAQGFVPLNGYRRADHIVTIKVSIPTRLSGQEAELLAKYAEGRGEEVGDSSDFFSNLKKAFKR, encoded by the coding sequence TTGGCGCAAAAAAGGGACTATTATGAAGTACTGGGTGTTTCCAGGCAGTGCAGCAAAGAAGAATTAAAGAAAGCCTACCGGAAACTGGCCCACAAATACCATCCGGACGTAAATAACGGTGATGGGGATGCTGAAGAAAAATTCAAGGAGATATCAGAAGCTTATGCGGTGTTAAGCAATGATGATAAAAGAATGCAGTATGACCAGTTTGGTTTTAGCCGCAATTTATTTAATGAAGCAGATTTCAGCAGTGTTTTTGAAGAGTTTAATTTTGGGGATATTTTTAATGCGTTCTTCGGATCCGGCTTTGGTGGAGGGTTTTCCTCCCAGAGAAGGTCCAGAAGCCGGGGATCTGATGTAGAAGCTGGAATTAAATTAAGTTTTAAAGAAGCTGCTTTTGGGGCTAAAAAGGAAGTTGAATTTTTTGTAGATGACATTTGCCAGGATTGTGGAGGCAAGGGCAGCCAAAGTGAAGAAGGTATAAAAACCTGCTCCCAGTGCAGGGGCACAGGGCAGGTAAGAATCCAGAGGCAGACTTTTTTAGGCAGCATAGTTACTTCTTCCACTTGCAGAAACTGTGAAGGAAGCGGTAAGGTAATAACCGATCCCTGTCCTAAATGCCAGGGAAGCGGCTATTATCAGCAAAAAAAGAAATTAAAGGTAGATATTCCTGCTGGTATCCATAACGGGGACAGGCTCAGGGTAGCGGGTAGAGGTAATTCTGCTGGCATAAGCGGACTAAATGGTGATTTGTACGTCTCGGTGGAAATAGAACCCCATCCATCATTAAAAAGGGAAGGGGATAATGTTATATCGGAGGTGGAAATATCTTTTGCCCAGGCAGCTCTGGGTTGTAAGGTAGTGGTTGAAACCCTGGATGGCGAAGAGGAAATAAATATTAAGCCGGGGACCCAGCCTGAAACCAAAAAGATACTTAAAGCCCAAGGTTTTGTGCCCCTTAACGGGTACAGGAGGGCTGACCATATTGTTACCATAAAGGTCAGCATACCCACCCGCCTTTCGGGGCAGGAAGCAGAGTTATTGGCTAAATATGCAGAAGGCAGGGGAGAAGAGGTAGGAGACAGTAGTGACTTTTTCTCCAATCTAAAAAAAGCATTTAAAAGGTAA
- a CDS encoding 16S rRNA (uracil(1498)-N(3))-methyltransferase produces MSYPYFFIDPQHINKDQALLKGDDFFHLKKVLRASPQDKVMFSDDSGCRYQAKVAAVEEKQIVLSIDSRKAVGKRFPLIVLYQCILKKNAMELLLQKACEIGADIIVPVYSQRVVAGIGKVKTERWQKIARQASMQSKRDYMTEVRPPLTIDKINPKDHGLFLLPYEESDLRFTLEKGLGLESLGLLVGPEGGFEAREVEMLKQKGASVISFGKNILRAETAAWYLLSVIDYTLKDNA; encoded by the coding sequence ATGAGTTATCCCTATTTTTTCATAGATCCCCAGCACATAAACAAGGACCAGGCTCTGCTGAAAGGGGATGATTTTTTTCACCTGAAAAAAGTACTGAGGGCCAGCCCTCAGGACAAGGTTATGTTTTCGGATGACAGTGGCTGCCGCTACCAGGCAAAAGTTGCTGCGGTAGAAGAAAAGCAGATTGTCCTATCCATAGATTCCCGTAAGGCTGTAGGTAAAAGGTTCCCTTTAATAGTGCTCTACCAATGTATACTTAAGAAAAATGCTATGGAGCTACTGCTGCAGAAAGCATGTGAGATAGGGGCTGATATCATAGTGCCGGTATATAGCCAAAGGGTAGTAGCAGGTATAGGCAAGGTTAAAACTGAAAGATGGCAGAAAATTGCCCGCCAGGCCAGCATGCAGAGCAAAAGGGATTATATGACTGAAGTAAGGCCCCCTTTAACTATTGATAAGATAAACCCTAAAGACCACGGCTTGTTCCTATTGCCCTATGAAGAATCTGATTTAAGGTTTACGCTGGAAAAAGGGTTAGGACTGGAAAGTTTAGGTTTATTGGTAGGGCCTGAAGGAGGGTTTGAAGCCAGGGAAGTGGAAATGCTTAAGCAAAAAGGCGCATCGGTAATAAGTTTTGGAAAAAATATTCTAAGGGCCGAGACAGCAGCTTGGTACTTGCTTTCGGTTATAGATTACACTTTAAAGGATAATGCATAG